TAAATCCTTCACATAAGGCTGCAGTTGTTGGTGGAAATATTACTACATCACAAAGAATTGTAGATGTGATATTTAAAGCTTTTGAAGCTGCAGCCGCCTCCCAAGGATGTATGAACAACCTTATTTTTGGCGATGATAGTTTCGGTTACTACGAAACTATAGCGGGAGGTGCAGGCGCTACTTGTCATGGTGATGGAGCTAGCGGTGTGCATACACATATGACAAATACCAAAATAACCGACGTAGAGATAATCGAAAGAAGATATCCAGTAAAGATTCGCAGATTTAGTCTAAGAGAAAATAGCGGCGGATGTGGAGAGTTTAAAGGAGGAGAGGGAGTAATAAGAGAGATAGAGTTTTTAAAGTCTTTGGATGTTGCAATTTTGAGTGAGAGAAGAGTATTTTCCCCTTATGGATTAAAAGGCGGATCAAATGGTAAAAGGGGAGAAAATATATTGATAAGAGAGGATAAAAGATACAACTTAACATCAAGAGCCGCTTTTAAAGCAAAAGTTGGGGATATACTACTTATCAAGACTCCAGGCGGTGGAGGTTTCGGTAAATCTAAAAAAATCAAAAGATAGACAAGGAGCCAAAATGAAAATATTTATCACAGGTATCGGAAGTGGACTTGGAGAAGCTTTGGCTAAAGAATATCTAGAAGCGGGCGAAGAGGTATATGCGATAAGCAAAAACTGTCCAAAATCTTTGCAAAACTTCGACAATCTACACTTTAAAGCGCTCAATCTTTTCGCCACTGAAGAGATAAAAACCGCTTTGGAGATTTTACTAAAAGATGTAGAACTGGATATCGCTATTTTAAACGCCGGAATTTTAGGTGAGTTAAAAGATATGAGTGAAACAAGCCTATATGAGATAGAGAGTGTTATGAGTTTAAACGTATGGGCAAACAAAGTTATTTTGGATTTTCTAAAAGGTAAAACGGTAAAACAGATAGTCGCGATTAGCAGCGGAGCTAGCGTTAGCGGAAGCCGAGGATGGAACGCTTACGCTCTGAGCAAATCAGCTTTAAATATGCTTATAAAACTCTATTCAAACGAGATGCCAAACTCTCATCTTATATCTTTAGCTCCTGGACTTATAATGACTCCTATGATGGAGTATATTATTAATAATGGTGATGAAGAGAAATTTCCAACCGTCAAAAGATTAAAAGAGTCTTCCAAGATGGAGCCGGTTGATGCGGCAAGACTTCTTATAGATGGTTTTTCAAAACTTTTAGAGTTTCCAAGCGGGACTTATGTGGACATAAGAAAGATTTAAACTTCTATTCAGCGCTTTTTCGTTATATTTTAAAAAATATAACGAAAGAGTGATTATGTTTAAAATAGCGCTGCTTCTATTTTTAGGTATTTACGCCAACGCCGCTATAACGATTGCGGCATCGGCTAACGTTCAATACGCCCTTAATGACATCATAAAAGAGTTTGAAAACTTCTATAACATAAAGGCGAAACAAGTAATCTCATCTAGCGGAAAACTCTCCTTGCAGATAACCAAAGGTGCGCCATACGATATCTTTTTATCGGCGGATATGAAATATCCACTCTTTTTGTATAAAAAAGGGTATGCGGCTACAAAGCCCAAAGTATACGCTAAAGGATCTTTGGTTTTATGGACTATGAAGGGAGTGGATTTAAAAGATTGGGAAAATAGTTTAATAAAAGAGGCAAAAAAGATAGCTGTCGCCAATCCTAAAAATGCCCCCTACGGGAAAGCTGCTATGGAAGTTTTAAAAAGAAAAGGAGTTTTTGACAAAGTCAAAAAAAAGTTGATTTTCGGTGATAGCGTATCACAGACAAACCAGTATATAGCCTCGAAAATTGCCGATGCCGGTTTTAGCGCAAAAGCCGTAGTTTTAAGTCCTAAGATGAGAGGAAAAGGAGAGTGGATCGAGATGGATAAAACTCTTTACGAACCTATAAAACAGGGCGTAATAGTAACAAAACAAGGATATAAAAAGCATAAAAACGAAGTTTTGAAATTTTACCGCTTTCTTTTTAGCGAAAAAGCAAAAAACATCTTAAAAAGATACGGGTATGAAGTGGATTGAAAGTTGAGGCTAAAAGATGAACAAAATCGCCGCAGTTATAGAAGAGATAAAAAGCAAAGGGGAATTTACCATCGTAAAGCTCAAAAGATTTGAAGATAGTTTTACCTCCTTAATCCTACAAAACGGCTATTTGCTCCCCTTTTTAAAAAAAGATAATAGGGTATGGATGGTATTTAAAGAGAGCGAAGTGAGTATTGCAAAAGGAGAGTGCAAAATCAGCTTGCAAAACAGATTTTTTTGCAAAATAACACATATCGAATATGACGATATTTTAGCTATGATAACTCTTGACTATAAAAAGGAAAGAGTAAGATCCTTAATTACTTATAACGCCTTAAGAGAATTGGATCTTAAAGTGGGCGATGAGGTTTTCGCTTTTGTGAAATCTAACGAACTAGCGATTATGGAGCTGTAATGGAGAACGACTTTTTAGAGACTC
This Nitrosophilus labii DNA region includes the following protein-coding sequences:
- the modA gene encoding molybdate ABC transporter substrate-binding protein; translated protein: MFKIALLLFLGIYANAAITIAASANVQYALNDIIKEFENFYNIKAKQVISSSGKLSLQITKGAPYDIFLSADMKYPLFLYKKGYAATKPKVYAKGSLVLWTMKGVDLKDWENSLIKEAKKIAVANPKNAPYGKAAMEVLKRKGVFDKVKKKLIFGDSVSQTNQYIASKIADAGFSAKAVVLSPKMRGKGEWIEMDKTLYEPIKQGVIVTKQGYKKHKNEVLKFYRFLFSEKAKNILKRYGYEVD
- a CDS encoding TOBE domain-containing protein, producing the protein MNKIAAVIEEIKSKGEFTIVKLKRFEDSFTSLILQNGYLLPFLKKDNRVWMVFKESEVSIAKGECKISLQNRFFCKITHIEYDDILAMITLDYKKERVRSLITYNALRELDLKVGDEVFAFVKSNELAIMEL
- a CDS encoding SDR family NAD(P)-dependent oxidoreductase, translated to MKIFITGIGSGLGEALAKEYLEAGEEVYAISKNCPKSLQNFDNLHFKALNLFATEEIKTALEILLKDVELDIAILNAGILGELKDMSETSLYEIESVMSLNVWANKVILDFLKGKTVKQIVAISSGASVSGSRGWNAYALSKSALNMLIKLYSNEMPNSHLISLAPGLIMTPMMEYIINNGDEEKFPTVKRLKESSKMEPVDAARLLIDGFSKLLEFPSGTYVDIRKI